A window of Umboniibacter marinipuniceus contains these coding sequences:
- a CDS encoding RHS repeat-associated core domain-containing protein, giving the protein MEVQVASHDLKARFPGQYDILGNGLYYNYHRDYDPSLGRYIQSDPIGLNGGLNTYGYVGANPLMGVDPLGLAEFSEKCKAYVDYIAEMFGYDDASQANYHVSSGEMGRQVRAQIAQDVR; this is encoded by the coding sequence ATCGAGGTTCAGGTTGCGTCTCACGACCTTAAAGCAAGATTCCCTGGCCAATACGACATTTTAGGAAACGGTTTGTACTACAACTATCACCGAGATTATGACCCAAGTTTAGGACGGTATATCCAGAGTGACCCGATTGGGTTGAATGGTGGGTTGAATACTTACGGTTATGTGGGTGCGAACCCGTTGATGGGGGTGGATCCGTTGGGGTTGGCTGAATTCAGTGAAAAATGCAAAGCGTACGTGGATTATATAGCGGAAATGTTTGGCTATGATGACGCTTCTCAGGCTAATTATCACGTATCAAGCGGCGAAATGGGGCGCCAGGTTCGAGCGCAAATAGCACAAGATGTCAGGTAA
- a CDS encoding adenylate/guanylate cyclase domain-containing protein has product MSSFDVLPSALAAAHYYFCAANEQELAEQLNELWRTQQLEALHRAIESALNSNDSTPKDVHYIAALQELKNLQVHLHSLRFEKLKATDNKGHILVVSPDEPIRKQVCRPLERIGHHLKIASSERSTYDALARQHSELILIDLAVDNFRGLQLLRKLKADPQYSNLPIILFAKSPNTDIAAEAISSGAYDFLSKPFQGAMFNARIAAALNNSQQRELEDFENRQAERKHQLMHQLAGRFLNHAVVDTLLSQPQGTDLGGELREVTLLMCDMRGFTTIADSLEPQQVVTLLNHYLGAMTEVVHEHGGIVNEFEGDSLLALFNAPLQLHEHTVSALRCAVAMQQAIQEVNEKNARDQLPNIGIGVGVVRGEVVVGNMGSERRTKYGVVGSPVNLAARLQSAAAAGEIVALASQLGEGAGGARILRTQKVLPKGFLNEVEVAVLVAPDVEV; this is encoded by the coding sequence ATGTCTTCTTTTGACGTGTTACCGAGTGCGCTTGCAGCCGCTCATTACTACTTTTGTGCCGCCAACGAGCAAGAGTTAGCAGAACAACTCAACGAGCTCTGGCGCACTCAACAACTCGAGGCTCTGCATCGTGCCATAGAAAGTGCGCTAAATTCCAATGATAGCACGCCGAAAGACGTACACTATATCGCGGCGCTGCAGGAACTCAAGAACCTCCAAGTTCACCTCCATAGTTTACGCTTTGAGAAACTGAAAGCTACCGATAACAAGGGGCATATCCTGGTAGTGAGCCCAGACGAACCAATCCGAAAACAGGTTTGTCGGCCGTTAGAGCGCATTGGCCATCACCTTAAGATAGCCAGCTCGGAGCGCTCCACTTACGATGCGCTGGCCCGTCAGCATTCCGAACTAATCCTGATTGACCTAGCCGTGGATAATTTCCGAGGACTTCAGTTATTACGCAAACTCAAGGCTGACCCTCAGTACAGTAATCTGCCCATTATTCTCTTCGCCAAATCGCCCAATACGGATATTGCCGCCGAAGCCATCTCAAGTGGCGCTTACGATTTTCTGTCCAAACCGTTTCAAGGCGCAATGTTCAACGCCCGCATTGCAGCGGCTCTGAATAATAGCCAACAGCGCGAACTGGAGGATTTCGAAAATCGCCAAGCGGAGCGAAAGCACCAACTCATGCATCAATTAGCGGGGCGTTTCCTCAACCACGCGGTAGTAGATACGCTCTTAAGCCAGCCGCAGGGGACGGACCTAGGTGGTGAGCTAAGAGAGGTCACGCTACTCATGTGCGATATGCGAGGGTTTACCACCATAGCGGACTCACTTGAGCCCCAACAGGTGGTGACACTACTCAATCACTATCTTGGTGCCATGACCGAGGTAGTGCACGAACACGGCGGTATCGTGAACGAATTTGAAGGCGATTCCCTACTCGCCTTATTCAACGCACCTTTGCAGCTACACGAACATACCGTCTCAGCGCTGCGCTGCGCCGTCGCCATGCAGCAGGCTATTCAGGAAGTAAACGAAAAAAACGCGCGTGACCAGTTGCCGAACATCGGCATTGGTGTTGGCGTGGTTCGTGGCGAAGTGGTAGTGGGTAATATGGGTAGCGAGCGACGAACCAAGTACGGCGTTGTTGGCAGTCCCGTTAACTTAGCTGCCCGCCTTCAGTCTGCGGCCGCCGCTGGAGAAATTGTGGCTCTCGCCTCACAGCTTGGCGAAGGTGCCGGCGGCGCGAGAATCCTCCGAACTCAAAAGGTGCTTCCGAAAGGATTTTTGAATGAAGTGGAAGTGGCAGTGTTGGTGGCGCCGGATGTTGAGGTCTAA
- a CDS encoding NAD(P)/FAD-dependent oxidoreductase, with translation MHCDVLVIGAGAAGLMTAITAANFGHKVLLVDHANKPGKKILMSGGGRCNFTNYYVEPDRFLSQNPHFCKSALSRYTQWDFIQLVDKHGIGYHEKELGQLFCDGKAKAILEMLLDELASAGAQLHMNCSISQILASENGYQVNSTLGKISANKLVVATGGLSIPTLGATGFGYEIAEKFGHTLQPTRAGLVPFTFSDQHKALFASLSGSSIDAVASVGDTSFRGGVLFTHRGLSGPAILQISSYWEAGDVLTLNLLPDIDAAQWLTSLRTEAPKKQLKTLLVNHWTKAITEAFDGIFDLSRTLATLSNEDINQLAKSLNEWPLRPSGTEGYRTAEVTLGGVNVDEVSSKSLESKHQPGLYFVGEVLDVTGHLGGFNFQWAWASAVACATAIHTQLAGSSD, from the coding sequence ATGCACTGCGATGTGTTGGTAATCGGCGCAGGGGCGGCGGGCTTAATGACCGCCATCACCGCTGCGAACTTCGGTCATAAAGTGCTACTGGTGGATCACGCCAACAAGCCCGGCAAGAAGATCCTCATGTCGGGTGGTGGGCGCTGTAACTTTACCAACTACTACGTAGAGCCAGACCGCTTCCTTTCGCAAAACCCCCATTTCTGTAAGAGTGCGCTCTCCCGCTACACCCAGTGGGATTTCATTCAATTGGTAGATAAACATGGTATTGGCTACCACGAGAAGGAGCTAGGGCAGCTCTTTTGCGATGGCAAAGCAAAAGCCATTTTGGAAATGTTACTTGATGAGTTAGCGAGTGCTGGCGCTCAGCTGCATATGAACTGCTCAATCAGTCAAATTTTGGCCAGCGAAAATGGCTATCAAGTTAATTCAACACTCGGGAAGATCTCAGCGAACAAGCTGGTGGTGGCAACCGGCGGGTTGTCGATTCCAACTCTGGGCGCAACGGGGTTTGGCTACGAGATTGCCGAAAAATTTGGTCATACACTCCAACCAACACGCGCAGGCCTTGTTCCGTTTACCTTTAGTGATCAGCACAAAGCCCTGTTTGCCAGTTTATCCGGGAGTTCTATAGACGCGGTGGCGAGTGTTGGTGACACTAGCTTTCGTGGCGGTGTGCTATTTACTCACCGCGGTCTGAGTGGCCCAGCCATTCTTCAAATTTCCTCATACTGGGAAGCAGGTGACGTGTTAACACTGAATTTGTTACCGGATATTGATGCCGCGCAATGGTTAACGTCATTACGCACTGAAGCACCTAAGAAACAGCTGAAGACGCTACTAGTGAATCATTGGACTAAGGCGATCACGGAAGCTTTCGACGGAATCTTTGATTTATCTCGAACCTTGGCAACGCTCTCTAATGAAGACATCAACCAGTTAGCTAAGTCACTTAACGAATGGCCCTTGCGTCCATCCGGTACCGAGGGCTATCGGACCGCGGAAGTTACCTTAGGTGGTGTGAATGTGGATGAAGTTAGTTCCAAATCACTCGAGAGTAAGCATCAACCTGGACTCTACTTTGTAGGCGAAGTGTTGGACGTTACCGGGCACCTCGGTGGCTTCAACTTCCAGTGGGCTTGGGCGTCTGCGGTGGCCTGTGCTACAGCAATTCACACCCAGCTTGCGGGCTCTTCGGATTGA
- a CDS encoding formylglycine-generating enzyme family protein gives MLFVIVCVAFTIQFLLFRGLKRYLPNEYRAAYGDRSWIIVALSPKWFGQYSLPRIYFFRFVGQNAPVRIRTLAILQGATLWLVAVYSILIVAGRVELYSFGPGVDETSVVHPNVSNIPIDLMIPEVVLIPPGSFLMGDCKVQGYNSPCKHVFIESLYVAKYEVTIGQYRQCIEAGACNLVRFDQSPEILDANFIIENRLPAFGLRWIDAMDYAIWLAQTTGEPWRLPTETEWEYFARAGTTSKYYWGDHQDCGAANSLIFNFSCDGSTPGKPLQVGSYDPNRWGLHDVLGNVSEYTLDCWYYPYDQADNTGAPISVGDCSKRVKRGGGWHNSIGLEVRGRWGMPIDERQVDDGFRLVRDGHE, from the coding sequence ATGCTCTTTGTGATTGTATGCGTAGCATTTACTATTCAGTTTCTACTTTTTAGAGGGCTAAAGAGATATTTACCAAACGAGTATCGCGCCGCTTATGGTGATAGATCGTGGATTATCGTCGCCCTTAGTCCAAAGTGGTTTGGTCAGTATTCTCTGCCGCGAATCTATTTTTTTAGATTTGTTGGACAAAACGCTCCCGTTAGAATAAGAACTTTAGCGATTCTTCAAGGAGCTACACTTTGGCTTGTCGCCGTGTATTCGATTCTAATCGTAGCTGGGCGAGTAGAGTTGTACAGCTTCGGGCCTGGCGTGGATGAGACTAGTGTTGTGCACCCCAATGTTTCAAACATACCGATCGATTTGATGATTCCGGAGGTGGTTCTGATTCCACCTGGCTCATTTCTGATGGGCGACTGTAAAGTCCAAGGATATAACTCTCCATGCAAGCATGTTTTCATTGAGAGCCTTTATGTCGCTAAATATGAAGTCACAATTGGACAATACCGGCAATGCATCGAAGCAGGAGCTTGTAATTTAGTTCGGTTCGATCAGTCACCAGAAATTTTGGACGCTAATTTTATAATCGAAAACCGGCTGCCCGCCTTCGGGTTGAGATGGATTGACGCAATGGACTACGCGATTTGGCTAGCCCAAACTACAGGCGAGCCTTGGAGATTACCTACAGAGACTGAATGGGAGTATTTTGCTCGAGCAGGTACTACTTCTAAATACTACTGGGGCGATCATCAAGATTGCGGTGCAGCTAATTCACTAATTTTCAATTTCAGCTGCGATGGTTCTACTCCAGGGAAGCCTTTACAAGTTGGCTCGTATGATCCTAACCGTTGGGGGTTGCATGACGTTCTAGGCAACGTCTCCGAGTATACGCTTGATTGCTGGTACTACCCTTACGATCAAGCTGATAATACCGGGGCTCCGATCAGTGTCGGCGATTGCTCCAAGCGAGTAAAGCGCGGAGGCGGGTGGCATAACTCAATTGGCCTAGAGGTGCGTGGTCGATGGGGGATGCCCATAGATGAGCGCCAAGTTGATGATGGTTTTCGACTTGTTAGAGATGGCCACGAATAA
- a CDS encoding Crp/Fnr family transcriptional regulator, producing MTTLSQVELFSGLPAEALEQLRGLLKRQRLLAGENLFSEGDEATGLYLIQKGRLKVYVAQDHKEFILNIQQAGDAVGELSLLDGEPRSATVMAMENTDLLFLSKDDFTRWLENEPKMAQRLISSLTQHIRRMTDKIRGLALQDVYSRVRHVLEGMAGPADTDGLRYIADRLTQQDIADRVGSSREMIARILKELVMGEYISVENRHVTLLKKLPERF from the coding sequence ATGACAACGCTCTCACAAGTTGAACTATTCAGCGGCCTGCCAGCCGAAGCGCTTGAACAATTGCGCGGCTTGCTAAAACGACAGCGATTACTCGCTGGCGAAAATCTCTTTAGCGAAGGCGATGAGGCCACGGGCTTATATCTCATCCAAAAAGGGCGTCTTAAGGTCTACGTCGCGCAAGATCATAAGGAGTTTATCCTTAATATCCAGCAGGCGGGTGATGCCGTGGGCGAACTGAGCTTGCTAGATGGTGAGCCGCGTTCTGCTACCGTAATGGCAATGGAAAATACGGACCTGCTGTTCCTAAGCAAAGATGATTTCACCCGCTGGTTGGAAAATGAGCCGAAGATGGCTCAGCGTTTGATCTCCTCGCTCACGCAGCACATTCGACGTATGACTGACAAGATCCGCGGGCTTGCGCTCCAAGATGTCTACTCGCGCGTTCGTCATGTTCTAGAGGGTATGGCGGGGCCGGCCGATACCGATGGACTAAGATATATCGCCGACCGTCTAACACAGCAGGATATTGCTGACCGCGTGGGTTCGTCACGTGAGATGATTGCTCGTATTCTTAAGGAGCTTGTCATGGGCGAGTACATTTCGGTTGAGAATCGTCATGTTACTCTCTTGAAGAAGCTACCCGAGCGCTTTTAA